Proteins encoded by one window of Cheilinus undulatus linkage group 13, ASM1832078v1, whole genome shotgun sequence:
- the fam131a gene encoding protein FAM131A — MIPKSGKSPADSRKSVGIQEFAALARSSLNGISQAVRDHVTKPTSLAQGRVAHLIEWKGWPKPTNPPPAAHSHFSSYSHLSEGEKEARFAAGVAEQFAIAEAKLRAWASMDDDEEDDSNDEDSHTNGPAHTISSQSSDAAMSNPISGPPCQSEVDGGEAAPPCDSPLGPSCDSLLCDEAVSHNDPHSSQTNSPTLPSDCTSPFLEEEEEEEEGRLGGPEGQQAPLQEHRSEVCIHSKPEWRPRARSSRFDSCYSTSHSESPGEEDEEDDEEEGSVFHEVRVWHCSPRSFFSDRASSGVASFEEEEERDEDEVKKEFLM, encoded by the exons ATGATTCCAAAGTCAGGAAAATCTCCGGCAGACTCGAGGAAAAGTGTTGGCATACAGGAGTTTGCAGCACTTGCCAGATCAtctttaaatg GTATCTCTCAGGCAGTCAGGGATCATGTCACAAAGCCCACCTCCCTGGCTCAGGGTCGTGTCGCCCACCTGATTGAGTGGAAAGGTTGGCCCAAACCCACAAACCCACCTCCAGCAGCCCACTCCCActtcagctcctacagccacctgagtgagggagagaagGAGGCCCGCTTTGCTGCAG GAGTGGCTGAGCAGTTTGCCATTGCCGAGGCGAAGCTACGCGCCTGGGCGTCTatggatgatgatgaagaggatgacTCCAACGATGAGGATTCCCACACCAACGGACCAGCTCACACCATCTCCAGTCAGAGCTCAG ACGCCGCCATGTCCAATCCTATCTCCGGGCCGCCCTGCCAGTCTGAAGTTGATGGCGGAGAGGCGGCCCCGCCCTGCGATAGCCCCCTGGGCCCCAGCTGTGACAGCCTGCTCTGCGACGAGGCTGTTTCTCACAATGACCCACATTCATCGCAGACCAACTCACCTACTTTACCCAGCGACTGCACAAGCCCCttcctggaggaggaggaagaggaagaggaagggagGCTGGGTGGTCCTGAGGGGCAGCAGGCTCCTTTACAGGAGCACCGCAGCGAGGTCTGCATCCACAGCAAGCCAGAGTGGAGGCCACGAGCGAGGAGCAGCCGGTTCGACTCCTGCTATTCCACTTCGCACTCCGAGTCTCCTGGAGAGGAGGACgaagaggatgatgaagaggaaggcAGCGTGTTTCATGAGGTCCGGGTGTGGCATTGCAGCCCGAGGAGCTTCTTCTCGGATAGGGCTTCATCTGGAGTGGCGTCAtttgaggaagaggaggagagggatgaAGACGAGGTGAAGAAAGAGTTTTTGATGTGA